The following proteins come from a genomic window of Candidatus Bostrichicola ureolyticus:
- the ruvA gene encoding Holliday junction branch migration protein RuvA has translation MITYIKGKLIEKHHNYTIIEINGIGYLIRISLNTYHKLSNTNKEIILYTHFFIKENNHILYGFFDKIERKIFRYLITINGIGPNYAILILSSLTPKEVVYSILNNKIDTFLKIKGIGLKNAKRIIIELKDKIPTDIYNKKDLLKQNEKEDVLSALKVLGFSTKNTKQILDDIIEKTPELSTEDLIKETLKKLS, from the coding sequence ATGATAACATATATAAAAGGAAAATTAATAGAAAAACACCATAATTATACAATTATAGAAATTAATGGTATAGGTTATCTTATTAGAATATCACTTAATACTTATCATAAATTATCTAATACTAATAAAGAAATTATTTTATATACACATTTCTTTATTAAAGAAAACAACCATATATTATATGGTTTTTTTGATAAAATTGAACGAAAAATATTTCGTTATTTAATAACTATAAATGGTATAGGTCCTAATTATGCTATTTTAATATTATCATCTTTAACTCCTAAAGAAGTAGTATATTCAATATTAAATAATAAAATTGATACTTTTTTAAAAATAAAAGGTATAGGTCTAAAAAATGCAAAAAGAATAATTATAGAATTAAAAGATAAAATACCAACAGACATTTATAATAAAAAAGATTTATTAAAACAAAATGAAAAAGAAGATGTTTTAAGTGCTTTAAAAGTTTTGGGATTTTCAACAAAAAATACAAAACAAATACTTGATGACATTATTGAAAAAACACCTGAACTTTCAACTGAAGACTTAATAAAAGAAACTTTAAAAAAGTTATCATAA
- the hflX gene encoding GTPase HflX has product MIEKKYKKSIIIYIINNSETILPEYFEELESLAKTANIIVDKTFIQKLYYPNPRTFIRSGKIEDIKNYINISNINTVIFYNELSPTQVKNLEIIFQCQIISRTKLILDIFSQRAKTSYARTQVELAKYQYLLPHLTHMWTHLERQKGGIGLRGPGEAEIETDRRIIRNRINILKKKLKLIDKQRSTQRNNRKNMIRVAIVGYTNVGKSTLMNVLTKSNIFAENKLFATVDTTVRKIVIYNYSFLLTDTVGFIRKLPQQLIKSFKSTLDEVREADILMHVVDISNNNFEEHIKVVDKTLFEIQAANKPKIIVFNKIDKCIFNNKIKLNNSFFEKKWEETYIAKKFYPSVFISAYTKENITLLKNILFLNAKNIKNN; this is encoded by the coding sequence ATGATTGAAAAAAAATATAAAAAAAGTATTATTATTTATATAATAAATAACTCAGAAACTATATTACCAGAATATTTTGAAGAATTAGAATCTTTAGCAAAAACTGCTAACATTATAGTTGATAAAACATTTATACAAAAATTATATTATCCTAATCCACGAACTTTTATACGTTCAGGAAAAATTGAAGATATTAAAAATTATATTAATATATCTAATATAAATACTGTTATATTTTATAATGAACTTTCACCAACTCAGGTTAAAAATCTTGAAATAATTTTTCAATGTCAAATAATATCTAGAACTAAATTAATTCTAGATATTTTTTCTCAAAGAGCAAAAACTTCATATGCTAGAACTCAAGTTGAATTAGCTAAATACCAATATTTGCTACCACATTTAACTCACATGTGGACACATCTAGAAAGACAAAAAGGAGGAATAGGTTTACGTGGACCTGGAGAAGCTGAAATTGAAACAGATAGAAGAATAATACGTAATAGAATTAATATTCTTAAAAAGAAATTGAAATTAATAGATAAACAAAGATCTACTCAAAGAAATAATAGAAAAAATATGATACGTGTTGCTATAGTAGGATATACTAATGTAGGAAAATCTACATTAATGAATGTTTTAACAAAATCTAATATATTTGCAGAAAATAAATTGTTTGCTACTGTAGATACTACAGTACGAAAAATTGTAATATATAATTATTCATTTTTATTAACTGATACAGTAGGATTTATTAGAAAATTACCACAACAATTAATTAAATCATTTAAGTCAACATTAGATGAAGTTAGAGAAGCAGATATTCTTATGCATGTAGTAGATATATCTAATAATAATTTTGAAGAGCATATTAAAGTAGTTGATAAAACATTATTTGAAATACAAGCTGCAAATAAACCAAAAATTATAGTATTTAATAAAATAGATAAATGCATATTTAATAATAAAATTAAATTGAATAATTCATTTTTTGAAAAAAAATGGGAAGAAACATATATTGCTAAAAAATTTTATCCATCAGTGTTTATATCTGCATATACTAAAGAAAACATAACATTATTAAAAAATATTTTATTTTTAAATGCTAAAAATATAAAAAATAATTAA
- a CDS encoding heavy metal translocating P-type ATPase metal-binding domain-containing protein, with protein sequence MNNICYHCGKSCLKQESFDDKIFCCNGCKNVYQIINTYNLKKFYELNNNPGIIPNNKNYYFDFLDKNDIIEKFLSFDDENISIIKFVIPSIHCSSCIWLLENLPQINSSIIHSIVNFSQREIFLYIKKPYTLSKIANLLTQLGYKPLFNNNNEYKNKDLLIYRKLLYKIAIAFFCFGNIMLLTFPEYLSHNDDSWFLTHKYYFHYIIIILSLPSIFFSAIDYLKSAFLSIKKRNININVPITLGILILFFRSIYEIIYNIGSGYLDSLTGFIFFLLLGKFFQQKTYQVIYFDRDYKYYYPISVTRINNNGIEENILISNIKIGDKIIIRNEEIIPSDTILIDGSAMIDNSFITGESRLISKQIGDKIYAGGKQKGESIILKVIKEVNQSYLNCLWTKKSYKKKILMYNIINIWSRYFTIIIIVISLITGVYWFFLDKSKIYSTICSVLIVACPCALAISYPFTLGNIMRIFAKQGIFVKDIYTIERISKITTLVFDKTGTITETDKTKIFFVGKKLTEDEIIYIISLLKNSKHPLSQMLYKHLYIPGKKYYSIKHFEEIPGKGLKALINGIIIKIGSINYINPSKSKKTEKKTKVFVSIGSKILGYFLFSNKYRKGIQEIFNQLIKNNYEIHILSGDNNSEQSYINSLLPKSKIYFFQSPESKLNYIINLQKKGKQVMMLGDGINDIGALKQSEVGIAIFENSNNFYPSCDVLIDGKNITKINYILKLSKFGIRIILLSFLISIIYNLIGLSFAIYGYLTPIIVAILMPISSISVIIFTTLSTYIISYFINKKK encoded by the coding sequence TTGAATAATATTTGTTATCATTGTGGAAAATCTTGTCTTAAACAAGAATCATTTGATGATAAAATTTTTTGTTGTAATGGATGCAAAAATGTATATCAAATTATTAATACATATAATTTAAAAAAATTTTATGAATTAAATAATAATCCAGGAATTATTCCTAATAATAAAAATTATTATTTTGATTTTTTAGATAAAAATGATATAATAGAAAAATTTCTATCATTTGATGATGAAAATATATCAATAATAAAATTTGTTATTCCATCTATTCATTGTAGTTCTTGTATATGGCTACTCGAAAATTTACCCCAAATTAATTCCAGTATTATTCACTCAATAGTAAATTTTTCTCAAAGAGAAATTTTTCTTTATATAAAAAAACCTTACACTTTAAGTAAAATAGCTAATTTACTTACTCAATTAGGATATAAACCATTATTTAATAATAATAATGAATATAAAAATAAAGATCTATTAATCTATAGAAAACTTTTATATAAAATAGCAATAGCTTTTTTTTGTTTTGGAAATATTATGCTTTTAACATTTCCAGAATATTTAAGTCATAATGATGATTCTTGGTTTTTAACTCATAAATATTATTTTCATTATATTATAATAATATTATCATTACCATCAATATTTTTTTCTGCAATAGATTATTTAAAATCTGCTTTTTTAAGCATAAAAAAACGTAACATTAATATTAATGTTCCTATTACTTTAGGAATTTTAATACTTTTTTTTCGCAGTATTTATGAAATTATATATAATATAGGATCAGGCTATTTAGATAGTTTAACTGGATTTATTTTTTTTCTTCTTTTAGGAAAATTTTTTCAACAAAAAACTTATCAAGTTATTTATTTTGACAGAGATTATAAATATTATTACCCAATATCTGTTACTCGTATTAATAATAATGGTATAGAAGAAAATATTTTAATATCAAATATTAAAATAGGAGATAAAATTATAATACGTAACGAAGAAATTATTCCATCTGATACTATTTTAATTGATGGGTCAGCAATGATTGATAATAGTTTTATTACAGGAGAATCTAGATTAATTTCAAAACAAATTGGAGATAAAATTTATGCAGGCGGTAAACAAAAAGGAGAATCAATAATATTAAAAGTTATTAAAGAAGTAAATCAAAGTTATTTAAACTGTTTATGGACTAAAAAATCTTATAAGAAAAAAATATTAATGTATAATATTATTAATATATGGTCTCGTTATTTTACAATAATTATTATAGTTATTTCATTAATTACTGGTGTATATTGGTTTTTTTTAGATAAATCTAAAATATATTCAACAATATGTTCAGTATTGATTGTAGCCTGTCCTTGTGCATTAGCTATTTCATATCCTTTTACTTTAGGTAACATTATGCGGATTTTTGCTAAACAAGGAATTTTTGTTAAAGATATTTATACTATTGAACGCATATCTAAAATAACAACATTAGTATTTGATAAAACAGGAACAATAACTGAAACAGATAAAACAAAAATTTTTTTTGTAGGAAAAAAACTAACTGAGGATGAAATTATATATATAATTTCATTATTAAAAAATTCAAAGCATCCTTTAAGCCAAATGCTTTATAAACATTTATATATTCCTGGTAAAAAATATTATTCAATTAAACATTTTGAAGAAATTCCTGGAAAAGGGTTGAAAGCTTTAATTAATGGAATAATAATAAAAATTGGATCAATAAATTATATAAATCCATCAAAATCAAAAAAAACAGAAAAAAAAACAAAAGTATTCGTTTCTATAGGATCAAAAATATTAGGTTATTTTTTATTTAGTAATAAATATCGTAAAGGAATACAAGAAATATTTAATCAATTAATTAAAAACAATTATGAAATTCATATATTATCAGGAGATAATAATTCTGAACAATCGTATATAAATTCTTTATTACCAAAAAGCAAAATTTACTTTTTTCAAAGTCCCGAATCTAAACTTAATTATATAATTAATCTTCAAAAGAAAGGAAAACAAGTAATGATGTTAGGTGACGGTATTAACGATATTGGAGCTTTAAAACAAAGTGAAGTAGGTATTGCAATATTTGAAAATTCAAATAATTTTTATCCTAGTTGTGATGTTTTAATAGATGGAAAAAACATTACTAAAATTAATTATATATTAAAATTATCAAAATTTGGAATACGTATAATTTTATTAAGTTTTTTAATTAGTATTATTTATAATTTAATAGGATTAAGTTTTGCTATTTACGGATATTTAACACCTATTATTGTAGCTATACTTATGCCTATAAGTTCAATATCAGTTATTATATTTACTACATTATCTACTTATATAATATCTTATTTTATAAATAAAAAAAAATAA
- the ccoS gene encoding cbb3-type cytochrome oxidase assembly protein CcoS has translation MDVLLLMIPSSIFLGILFLIMFIISVYTGQFDDIDSQAVRILLDDKED, from the coding sequence ATGGATGTATTACTTTTAATGATACCATCTAGTATATTTTTAGGTATATTATTTCTTATAATGTTTATAATTAGTGTATATACTGGACAATTTGATGATATTGATTCACAGGCTGTACGTATATTACTTGACGATAAAGAAGATTAA
- the ccoN gene encoding cytochrome-c oxidase, cbb3-type subunit I, producing the protein MQIQKFYYDNKIVKAFLYATIFWGIIGFIAGLIIALLLFHPDLPELIIGNNLKFSNGILGFGRLRAVHTTTAIFAFIGNIIFTGSYYSLQRLLKTRMYSDLFSWIHFWGWQLFILLSWITFLMGINTSKEYAEHEWPLDIMITLVWLIYGINMIGTILNRRVKHLYVSIWFYISTWTAMVMLHILNNLELPISLTSFKSYSIYAGVQDALIQWWYGHNAVAFILTTPILGLMYYFIPKASGNPVFSYKLSIIHFWSLIFIYIWAGPHHLIYTSLPGWSQALGTVFSIMLLAPSWGGMLNGLLTLRGSVKNNPILKFFVVSVICYGMATFEGPILATKTLNSIGHFTDWIVAHAHLGTLGWNGFMAFGIIYWLIEKLWNTKLYSLKLVNYHFWIGTLGIVLYIMPMYLGSVKQAEILKAFKIDGTLLHKNFIDSVIALKPFYIVRFIGGSLYIIGAFIMIYNIYKTIQKGYFINNEITQAPTLLKSNNKSKYLHNWLERKPITMTILSLIVVAIGGLIEIIPTFVVKSNIPIIKNVKPYTPLELEGRDLYIRENCNSCHSQQIRPFRDEVVRYGEYSKAGEFIYDHPFLWGSKRTGPDLSREGGKKSSSWHYKHMFNPRSLEPNSIMPKYPWLIFNELDRSNIQNKMKTLAKLGVPYTQEEIKNAYKDMDKQAKQIVLEIYSESPEIKKEIKQCDKFIPLEKREIIALIAYLQRLGRDIKIDK; encoded by the coding sequence ATGCAAATACAAAAATTTTATTACGATAATAAAATCGTAAAAGCATTTTTATATGCTACTATATTCTGGGGTATAATAGGATTTATAGCTGGATTAATAATAGCTTTATTGTTATTTCATCCTGACCTACCAGAATTAATTATAGGTAATAATTTAAAATTTTCTAATGGTATATTAGGATTTGGTAGGTTACGAGCAGTACATACTACAACAGCTATTTTTGCTTTTATTGGAAATATAATTTTTACAGGATCATATTATTCATTACAACGATTATTAAAAACAAGAATGTATAGTGATCTTTTTAGTTGGATACATTTTTGGGGATGGCAATTATTTATTCTACTATCTTGGATTACATTTTTAATGGGAATTAATACAAGTAAAGAATATGCAGAACATGAATGGCCATTAGACATAATGATAACTTTGGTTTGGCTAATATATGGTATTAATATGATAGGAACAATTTTGAATAGACGAGTTAAACATCTTTATGTATCTATTTGGTTTTACATAAGTACGTGGACAGCTATGGTAATGTTACATATTTTAAATAATCTTGAATTACCTATATCTTTAACTTCATTTAAAAGTTATTCAATTTATGCTGGCGTACAAGATGCATTAATACAATGGTGGTATGGACATAATGCAGTAGCGTTTATTTTAACTACACCTATTTTAGGATTAATGTATTATTTTATTCCTAAAGCATCAGGAAATCCAGTATTTTCTTATAAACTTTCTATAATACATTTTTGGTCTTTAATATTTATTTACATATGGGCAGGTCCCCATCATCTAATTTATACTTCTTTGCCTGGTTGGTCACAAGCATTAGGAACAGTATTTTCTATAATGCTTTTAGCTCCTTCATGGGGTGGAATGTTAAATGGTTTATTAACATTAAGAGGATCTGTTAAAAACAATCCAATACTAAAATTTTTTGTTGTGTCTGTTATATGTTATGGTATGGCGACTTTTGAAGGTCCTATTTTAGCTACTAAAACATTAAATTCTATTGGACATTTTACTGATTGGATTGTTGCTCATGCACATTTAGGGACTTTAGGATGGAATGGATTTATGGCTTTTGGTATAATATACTGGTTAATAGAAAAACTATGGAATACTAAATTATATTCATTAAAATTAGTTAATTACCATTTTTGGATAGGAACATTAGGTATAGTATTATATATTATGCCAATGTATTTGGGATCTGTAAAACAAGCAGAAATATTAAAAGCATTTAAAATAGACGGTACTCTTCTTCATAAAAATTTTATTGATTCTGTTATTGCTCTAAAACCTTTTTATATTGTAAGATTTATTGGAGGAAGTCTTTATATAATAGGAGCATTTATTATGATATATAATATCTATAAAACTATACAAAAAGGATATTTTATTAATAATGAAATAACTCAAGCACCTACTTTATTAAAATCTAATAATAAATCTAAATATCTTCATAATTGGCTTGAACGTAAACCTATCACAATGACAATTTTATCGCTAATTGTAGTAGCTATTGGTGGATTAATAGAAATTATACCTACTTTTGTAGTCAAATCTAATATTCCTATTATAAAAAATGTTAAACCTTATACTCCTCTTGAATTAGAAGGAAGAGATTTATATATAAGAGAAAACTGTAATAGTTGCCATAGTCAACAAATCCGTCCATTTAGAGATGAAGTAGTTCGTTATGGAGAATATTCTAAAGCAGGAGAATTTATATATGATCATCCATTTTTATGGGGTTCAAAACGTACTGGTCCTGATTTATCACGAGAAGGTGGAAAAAAATCCAGTTCATGGCATTATAAACATATGTTTAATCCACGTTCATTGGAACCTAATTCTATTATGCCTAAATATCCATGGTTAATATTTAATGAATTAGATAGATCTAACATACAAAATAAAATGAAAACATTGGCAAAATTGGGTGTACCATATACACAAGAAGAAATAAAAAATGCATATAAAGATATGGATAAACAAGCAAAACAAATTGTATTAGAAATATATAGTGAATCTCCTGAGATAAAAAAAGAAATAAAACAATGTGATAAATTTATTCCTTTAGAAAAAAGAGAAATTATTGCTTTAATAGCTTATTTACAACGTCTTGGACGAGATATAAAAATTGATAAATAA
- a CDS encoding cytochrome oxidase — translation MIVFFKQYLSKNYIFIIIQSIILLIFFLIFCLIIYLVYKKPKIYYKGISNIPLDKN, via the coding sequence ATGATTGTTTTTTTTAAACAATATTTATCAAAAAATTATATATTTATTATAATTCAATCAATAATTTTATTAATATTCTTTTTGATATTTTGTTTAATAATTTATTTAGTATATAAAAAACCTAAAATTTATTATAAAGGTATTTCTAATATTCCATTAGATAAAAATTAA
- a CDS encoding c-type cytochrome, which translates to MKPRIPFIINISFTLSIVIITIYILTNGNLVYNTLTISIFIIIIILLLIVETLNSIIYNYKLKFLSEEERSILIKKNSENYLIRLYKTGFLPPSNEEKIEKIDHGFDGIIEMNNEIPKLWIYIFNFTIIVSIIYIYAYFFTDFANPYKDYEVAYKKQLLEVTLYEKIRPQATINTATFKKELINEGKKLFNENCAICHNSDGSGNLGPNLTDDYWINKEKDDLFKNIFYIIWYGSKNNPTMRAFGANGEIKGNDLEKIASYVYFINQNTKKPKNAKVPEGKKIIWNK; encoded by the coding sequence ATGAAACCTAGAATACCTTTTATTATAAATATTTCTTTTACACTATCAATAGTTATTATTACAATTTATATATTGACAAATGGTAATTTAGTTTATAATACTCTAACTATTAGCATATTTATTATAATAATAATACTATTACTAATAGTAGAAACATTAAACAGTATAATATATAATTACAAATTAAAATTTCTTTCAGAAGAAGAAAGATCTATACTTATAAAGAAAAACAGTGAAAATTATTTAATAAGATTATATAAAACAGGTTTTTTACCACCTTCTAATGAAGAAAAAATAGAAAAAATTGATCACGGATTTGATGGAATTATTGAAATGAATAATGAAATACCTAAATTATGGATATATATTTTTAATTTTACTATTATAGTTTCAATAATTTATATTTATGCATATTTTTTTACCGATTTTGCTAATCCTTATAAAGATTATGAAGTGGCTTATAAAAAACAATTATTAGAAGTTACTTTATATGAAAAAATACGTCCTCAAGCAACTATAAACACTGCAACTTTTAAAAAAGAATTAATAAATGAAGGAAAAAAATTATTTAATGAAAATTGTGCTATTTGTCATAATTCTGATGGTAGTGGTAATTTAGGTCCTAATCTTACAGATGATTATTGGATCAATAAAGAAAAAGATGATCTTTTTAAAAATATATTTTATATTATATGGTATGGCAGTAAAAATAATCCTACTATGCGAGCTTTTGGAGCTAATGGAGAAATTAAGGGTAATGATTTGGAAAAAATTGCTAGTTATGTTTATTTTATAAATCAAAATACTAAAAAACCTAAAAATGCAAAAGTTCCTGAAGGAAAAAAAATAATTTGGAACAAATGA
- a CDS encoding FixH family protein → MYIAFFKSNITSELVSDNYYEEEMKYQEIIDECQNTTNLSKKIDIKIMYYGIKICFPEFFNYKNTKGYIILLRPSNKKWDSYQILKLNSQGETFIYANKLKKGVYQLILRWNSNGKKYCLKTYIKW, encoded by the coding sequence ATGTATATTGCCTTTTTTAAATCAAATATTACAAGTGAATTAGTTTCAGACAATTATTATGAAGAAGAAATGAAATATCAAGAAATTATTGATGAGTGTCAAAATACAACTAATTTATCTAAAAAAATTGATATAAAAATTATGTATTATGGTATTAAAATATGTTTTCCTGAATTTTTTAATTATAAAAATACTAAAGGTTATATAATTTTATTAAGACCATCAAATAAAAAATGGGATAGTTATCAAATATTAAAATTAAATTCTCAAGGAGAAACCTTTATATATGCAAATAAATTAAAAAAAGGAGTTTACCAACTTATATTACGTTGGAATTCAAATGGAAAAAAATATTGTTTAAAAACATATATAAAATGGTAA
- a CDS encoding malate dehydrogenase, which yields MVNKKLEALNYHRKFPAGKIQIYPTKDYNNLSLAYSPGVAAPCNEIFKDPKTVYNYTSKGNLVGVITNGTAVLGLGKIGALASKPVMEGKAILFKILAGIDAFDIEINEDNPKKFIQIIKAISPTFGGINLEDIKAPEAFEIENILKEELDIPIMHDDQHGTAIISGAALLNALELVNKKIENIKMVINGAGAAAISCARIYKKLGVKNIIMCDSKGIIHNKRTDINKEKKEFSVKTSKISLEDAIKGADIFIGLSVKNVLSPYMLKSMAKDPIVFALANPDPEIEYNLAIKTRNDLIIATGRSDYPNQVNNVMGFPYIFRGALDVKAKKINEEMKLAAIKSIAKLTKEPVDKLSFNKEYILPKPFDKRLIIYVSLAVAKAAIDSGVARDNITNWDNYKKQLINRIKNF from the coding sequence ATGGTAAATAAAAAATTAGAAGCTCTAAATTATCATAGAAAATTTCCAGCTGGAAAAATACAAATATATCCCACTAAAGATTATAATAATTTATCTTTAGCTTATTCACCTGGTGTAGCAGCACCTTGCAATGAAATTTTCAAAGACCCTAAAACAGTATATAATTACACATCAAAAGGTAATTTGGTAGGAGTAATTACTAATGGTACAGCTGTATTAGGACTTGGAAAAATAGGAGCATTAGCCTCTAAACCTGTTATGGAAGGTAAAGCTATTTTATTTAAAATTTTGGCTGGTATAGATGCATTCGACATAGAGATTAATGAAGATAATCCAAAAAAATTTATTCAAATAATAAAAGCTATATCTCCTACATTTGGAGGAATAAATTTAGAAGATATTAAAGCACCAGAAGCATTTGAAATAGAGAATATTCTTAAAGAAGAACTAGATATTCCTATAATGCATGATGATCAACATGGTACTGCTATTATTTCAGGAGCTGCATTGCTTAACGCTTTAGAGTTAGTTAATAAAAAAATTGAAAATATCAAAATGGTTATTAATGGAGCTGGTGCAGCTGCTATTTCTTGTGCACGTATTTATAAAAAATTAGGAGTAAAAAATATAATAATGTGTGATAGTAAAGGTATTATTCATAATAAACGAACAGATATAAATAAAGAAAAAAAAGAATTTTCTGTAAAAACTTCTAAGATATCTTTAGAAGATGCAATTAAAGGTGCTGATATATTTATTGGTTTATCAGTTAAAAATGTATTAAGTCCCTACATGTTGAAAAGTATGGCTAAAGATCCTATAGTATTTGCTCTTGCAAATCCTGATCCAGAAATAGAATATAATTTAGCTATAAAAACTCGTAATGATTTAATTATAGCAACAGGAAGAAGTGACTATCCTAATCAAGTTAACAATGTCATGGGTTTTCCTTATATTTTTAGAGGAGCATTAGATGTTAAAGCAAAAAAAATTAACGAAGAAATGAAATTAGCAGCTATAAAATCTATAGCTAAATTAACAAAAGAACCTGTAGATAAATTATCATTTAATAAAGAATACATTCTACCTAAACCTTTTGATAAACGTTTAATTATATATGTATCTTTAGCTGTAGCTAAAGCAGCAATTGATTCTGGAGTAGCAAGAGACAATATTACTAATTGGGATAATTATAAAAAACAATTAATTAATAGAATTAAAAATTTTTAA
- the tyrS gene encoding tyrosine--tRNA ligase, with product MKKILNELTWRGLVQNCTPGIYSEYKKITLYTGFDPTSDSLHIGNLVPISILVHFQNAGHNPLIIIGGATAMIGDPSYKNTERQLLNNDVIENNINSIKSQLDRFLDFELLNNYEWIKDISFLNFARNIGKYITINYMIAKDSVKKRLYNNGMSFTEFTYQLIQGYDFLYLYKTKNCLLQIGGSDQWGNITTGIELIKKKFSVTAYGLTVPLITKNDGSKIGKTEKGTNIWIDPQRTSPYKFYQFWLNISDNEAEKFIKFYTFLSQFEIENLIIKHRQSPNKRLLQKKIASEITKWIHGNKAYEKAVNTSYILFSKNIDELKKINKDLSIFNGVPKVEISKEYLEKGITIVDILVKYSNFLSSKNAVYRLIKSKAILVNKTIVYENMCLTTKDLIAERYILLQISKKNFFIIKVI from the coding sequence ATGAAAAAAATATTAAATGAACTTACTTGGAGAGGTTTAGTACAAAATTGTACACCAGGAATATATTCAGAATACAAAAAAATAACACTTTATACTGGATTTGACCCAACATCAGATTCATTGCATATTGGTAATCTTGTTCCTATTTCAATATTAGTTCATTTTCAAAATGCTGGTCATAACCCTTTAATTATTATTGGTGGAGCTACAGCTATGATTGGAGATCCTTCATATAAAAATACTGAAAGACAATTGTTGAATAATGATGTAATAGAAAATAATATTAATAGTATTAAAAGTCAGTTAGATCGTTTTTTAGATTTTGAATTACTTAATAATTATGAGTGGATAAAAGATATTTCGTTTTTAAACTTTGCACGTAATATTGGTAAATATATTACAATTAATTATATGATAGCTAAAGATTCTGTTAAAAAACGTTTATATAATAATGGAATGTCTTTTACTGAATTTACCTATCAATTAATTCAAGGATATGATTTTTTATATCTTTATAAAACAAAAAATTGTCTACTACAAATAGGTGGTTCTGATCAATGGGGAAACATTACTACTGGCATAGAGCTAATTAAAAAAAAATTTTCAGTAACAGCTTATGGATTAACTGTTCCATTAATTACTAAAAATGATGGTAGTAAAATAGGTAAAACTGAAAAAGGAACAAATATTTGGATTGATCCACAACGTACTTCACCTTATAAATTTTATCAATTTTGGTTAAATATATCAGATAATGAAGCTGAAAAATTTATTAAATTTTATACTTTTTTATCTCAATTTGAAATTGAAAATTTAATTATAAAACATAGACAATCACCTAATAAAAGATTATTACAAAAAAAAATAGCTTCTGAAATAACAAAATGGATACACGGAAATAAAGCTTATGAAAAAGCTGTTAATACTTCATACATACTATTTAGTAAAAATATAGATGAATTAAAAAAAATAAATAAAGATCTATCTATTTTTAACGGAGTTCCTAAAGTAGAAATAAGTAAAGAATATTTAGAAAAAGGAATTACAATTGTTGATATTTTAGTAAAATATAGCAATTTTTTATCATCAAAAAATGCAGTTTATCGTCTTATTAAGAGTAAAGCTATATTGGTTAATAAAACTATTGTATATGAAAATATGTGTTTAACCACAAAGGACTTAATTGCTGAACGTTATATTTTATTACAAATAAGTAAAAAAAATTTTTTTATTATTAAAGTAATTTAA